The Poseidonibacter lekithochrous region TACTTTTCCGTTTGTAGTAGATGTAGTTCCGAAAATTTCTTTCATTCCTTCATCAACTTTTGTTGCAGTCCATGCTTTTGGTTTAGTTTCTCTAAAGTTAACAGCACTTAATGTAGATGGAGCCATTGATACAGCTAATGCACCTAGACCTAGTCCTAAAAAATTTCTTCTATTCATTTTTCTCTTCCTTTTAATTATTTAATTGTCTTTAAATATGCAACTAGTGCTTTAATTTCACCATCACTTAACCAACCATTTTTTCCAAATGCAGGCATTGCTGAGATTGGATTAGTTGTATATGGGTCATAAATTTTTTGATATAAAGCTTCATCTGGCCAATATTGTAAAGCTTGAAGTTTTGGTCCTAAACTACCAGGTCCATTTACTTCTTTACCTTCAATTGCATGACAAGCTAGACAGTTACCAAGTTTTTTAGTCATAAAGATTTTTTCACCTTTTTTAACTAAAGACATATCACTTGCTAGTGCACCAGTAAACGCGAAACTACTAATAGCACCAGCTATTAGTAAATTCTTAATT contains the following coding sequences:
- the soxX gene encoding sulfur oxidation c-type cytochrome SoxX; this translates as MKLIKNLLIAGAISSFAFTGALASDMSLVKKGEKIFMTKKLGNCLACHAIEGKEVNGPGSLGPKLQALQYWPDEALYQKIYDPYTTNPISAMPAFGKNGWLSDGEIKALVAYLKTIK